CAGCATTGCGCAGGCGAAAGAACAGGCGGCTCACTTCAGCCCGCGCTTCGTAGGTCCGGGCCTGCACCTCGGCCCGAGACTGCTCAACCCTGGCCTTGGCTTCGGCCATCCGTCCCTGATTTTTGCCGATCCAGATGGGCATGGAAAGGGAAACCGTCACGCCCACCGCCTTGACTCCGGTGCGTCCGTTGCCGCCTGGTTGGTCGGACTCATTGATATTGTTGACAAAAAGACCGGCATCAAATTCGGGGAGGGTTTTGTAACGGGCCAGCGTGACATTTTTTTCAGATTTTTCCAGGGCGGCCCTGGCGAGAAGAATATCGGACCCGTTTTTCTCGACAAAAAGATAGATGTCGTCCAGGGAATGGTTCACGGAATGCAAAGCGGGTGGGATCAGTGGTCCGACGACCGCGTCCGGCGCCCGGCCCAACAGGCCGTTCAGTCGCGTTTTTTCGGTTGCCGCCGTTTCCGCCAGCAGATGCGCATCATAGCCGAGTTGCCCCGACTGTGCCGCAGCCCTGGACAGATCAATCAGGGAGGTCCGGTCCCGGGCGTAGGCGGCGGTACCTGAGGCCAGCAGTTGATTGAGAAGATCCCGGTTGCCGGCCGCAATTTTTCCGGCTTCCTGCAGATAGATGAGTTCGTGGGCCGATTGCCGGACTTCGGCGGCAAGGTCGCGGATTGCTTTTTCATAGGTGAGGTGTGCGATGCGGATATCGGCCGAGGCGGCGTTTTCCTCGGCAGTGAGCCGGCCGGGCAGGGGAACGGTCTGGGAGAGGGCGATTTGCCACTCCTCATCGCCGATTCTGGTCTCGGTCGGGTAGGAGGCGGAGATTTTTGGATCCGGGTAGGCTCCCGCCACCCGGTATCCTTCGACATTGGCACGCCAGCCTTGCCGCGCCGAGGCAATGGACGGGTTGGCACGCAGGGCGAGATTGATGAGATCTGAGAGGGCAGGGCCTGCGGCGAGGCGCTCGATTTCCTCCTGGCCGGGGAGTTCGTCCGCTGCTGCGATGACGAGAGGGAAGGAGAAAACGGCGAAAGTTAAAAAAAACGCGATAAGGACCGTATGATGGCTTTTGCTGCCCATGGAGCTGGCCGGATCCGGTTTCTTTATTTTCACCGCCATGGAGGCTCTCCTCGCCTGGATGGTCGTCACCGCAGGCTATGCCGGCGTGTCTTTGGGAAAATAGGCGCGGCTAAGAAATTGTTCACGCCGGGGCAGCGGAATTTCCTCGCCGAAGAATGATCTTATTGTTGCGCCCGGACCCCATGGCCAAGGCAGAGCTCCTTTCTCTACGACAACGTGGTATATTTTCTGTTCCGAAAAATCCGCGCACCGCAAAAAAGGCCTGAACAGGGTCTCCTACAGCCAGTCGGTAAGCAGGAATCCGAAACCGATCCGGTTGGCGGAGCTGTTGTAATCGATGAGCGATTCGCCGTAGCCGTTAAAATACTGGAGGTAGCCCTTGAGCGGCATTTCATCGCTCAAGGGAAAGCTCCAGCCGAGCTCCACCGCGCCCCGGTTGCCGTGGCGGAGCAGGTTGTTGCGGAGCAGGACGCTTACCGTGTGCCCCCCCTTGGCCCAGGCGCCGGTTATTTCCCCGTATCCCAGATATTCCTCAATGTCCGGATTGTCGTCGCCGCTGGGATCTCCCAGGTATGTTTTGTCGCTTTCCGGCAACCGGTACCAGGGTTTGATGCTCAGGGCAAAATCTCCCTTTTCCAGGATAAAGTCCAGGTACAGCCGGTTCCAGCTGCGGGACTCGTCCCCCCTGCGGCCGTTTGACTGGTGGGAAAACCCGGCCAGGATGTACGGATTGTTCCAGCCGAGAAATTTTTTATTGCTGCGCAGGGCGAAAAAAAGTTCCGGTTCATGATTTGTTTCCCGGAAGGGGCTCGATATATCGTTGTTATAAGCCTGCCAGAATGATTTCATGGTGTAGGCTGCATAAAGGTGGCCGTTGTCATCACCGAGAAGATCCCGGACCAGGGGGACCTTGAAGCTCACCTGGAATTTGACTTCCGTATTGTCTATTTCACTGTCGTCAAGGTTCAGGGCGTCGCCGTTGGGATTGTTGTTGTAGCTGCCGAGAAGAATGTAGTTCGGTCTATGGGGAAGAATGGAAAAGAGATTCTGGTGGCTCTTGGCTTCCTGACTGACCCTGCGGCTTACCGCCGCGTTTTCGGGGCCGGCAGAGGCGGTCTGCTCTTCCGGCTGGTCCGTCTCTCCCGTATCGGCATTTTGCTGAACCGGAAAGGCGCGGCAGGCCTCTTTCAGCTGACGGACCGTCATGGTGTCGGCCGATGTCGCGAGCCTTTCCAGCAGGCATTCCTCGTAGCCGGCAAATTTTTCAGCGGCAGCGGGGGGCGAAAAAACGGTGCAGCAGAAGAGGACAAGCATTGTGAGTGATTTCATTCGGGTCATGTATTTCATCGGCTTGTAGAAATTTTTCGTAAGACCAGGCAATGATATTGATTTCTCATGAATATCCGGGTGCAGCTATCTTACCATTTTTTTCAATGCGTGTGCGTATTAAAGAAACGCTCCGGCGCTTATCCTCCTTGCGCGGACTGTTCCAGGCCGGAGCCCCGCGGGATTCGGACAGACAGGGTTGCAATGTTTGGCCAATGTGTTAAGGTGGGTCAAAATTAAAGGAAAAATGCAGCGGACTTGAAACAATGTCAAAGAAAATTATTTTATTTTTCTCCTTTCTTCTTCTCTTTGTTCCCTCCCTCACCGCGGCAAAGATGGTTACCGTCGCCGGCAATGAGTTGAACATGCGAACAGGGCCTTCCGATACGAATGAGGTGAAATGGGTGCTCGGCAAGGGGTTTCCCCTCCAGGTTCTCGGTTCTCAGGGCAAGTGGCTGAAGGTCAAAGATTTTGAAAATGATGTGGGCTGGGTTTACGGACCGCTCACTTCCGCCACCCCGCATGCAGTGGTAAAGATCAAAATCGTCAACATCCGCAGTGGCCCGGGAAAAAAATATAAACTCATCGGCCAGGCAAAATACGGAGTGGTTTTCCGGGTGCTGAAGAAAACCCCGCAATGGGTCCAGGTCAGGCATGATGAAAGCGGCAAAAGCGGCTGGATTTCCCGTAACCTGCTCTGGGGACTGTAATACGGTTGCCCGGTTCCCGGTTACGGTGCGCCGGGTTGGGTAATTGCGGTGAAACGGAACTCAACCACCCCTCGGTCTTTCATTAAAGCGGCATGTCCGGGATCAGCCTGCCGACACCATAGGCGGCCAGTTCTTCGGCGGTCAGCCATTTCATCCCTTTTCTGAAAAACATCGGCGCGTCGAAAAGATTTTCGGACAAAGAAGTCTGGGTCTTGTCGAAAGTGGCCTTCCAGCTAAGTGCGCCGTTCTCAACCTTGACGAGAAAAAGGGAAAAGGCCACTGAAGCCGGTGATTCAACGCCCGCCCCACTTCCCCTCCTTTCCTGATAACGCCAGACCAGGCCCACCATCACGTAATCCGCGTCGAGATCCTTGCCCAGTTCCACGGCCAGGTCGCGCGGGGTCTTTTCCTCTCCTCGGTAGAGAAGGCTATAGGCGGACTCGACCTGGGGCCGCGGCACGACTTTTTCGTTGAAATGCTTTTTCAGTTCCGTTTGGACGAGACCGGTCAGGGTTTGTTCCGCCCCGGGCTGCAGGGCTTCTTCCAGATAACAGAGACCGCGCAGTTGACAGTCGAGGGTCTTTTCCAGGGCTTTCTCCTGCCGGCTGTTACTGCCGCCAAGCAGAAAAGGCATTACGGCCACATTCCGTAGAGTGCTTTGTCCTGGGAGTTTTCGGTCCGCCGTGTGGCCGAGCGCGGGGCAAAGCAGCAGGAACAGGCTGCAGGCCAGGAAAATGAAGTGCTTTTTCATCGGTGTTCTCCTGTGATCTTGGCGGGACAGGCGGTGTGCGGCGACTCATGCAACCGTGTTCGACAACGGCAACAAAAAGCAGAGGTGAAAAGGATGTTATTTGTTTTTGATGTTCGCATTTTCTTGTTATTATCAAATTGTGCTTTCCGGTTTATTATCGTGCCATCGCGATGAGGGGAAGAAGGGCTTTGGGTTTCGTCTTCCGATTGTTTCGACTGCAACATATGTATAATTATACACAATCATCTCATCTTTACAAACAGCCAGGGGGTATTGCCGGTAAAAATAACGATAGAGCGGCTGGTCGTTGATGAATGGTTTTTTTGCAAATGGGGATGAAACAAACAATGAAGGCTGTTTTTTTTCTCATGATGATCTGGTGGATTTCCTTTGCCGTGCCGAGCGCGGCAGGCGGGGAGAAACAGGTGGTGGATCTGCGGGAGGCCGTTCTGGCCGCCTTGCAGGGAAATCATCAGTTGCTGGCCCGAATGAGCGAGGTCCAGGCGAGCAAGGCGGACATCGGTATTGCCGCCGGCAATATGCGGCCTTCGGTAATGATCGAGGAGCGCTATCTGCGCACCGCCAATCCCACCTATGCATTTATGGCAAAGCTCAATCAGGAGCGCTTTGCCGCCACTGATTTCGCCGTCGACTCCCTCAATAATCCCGATCCGGTCAATGATTTTCAGACGGCGTTTTCCCTTGAACAGCCCATTTTCGTCAGAGAGGCGCGCATCGGTGAGGAAATGGCCGGAAAACAGGCGGAGGCAATGGAACTGCAGTACCGGCGAACCAGGGAGGAGATCGCCCTGGAGGTGGTGAAGGCCTACCTGGGCGTGCGAACCAGCAGGGAATTTGTCGCGGTGGCGGAAAAGGGGGTGGAGGATGCGAAAGAGCATGCCCGGATCGCCGAGCTGCGGCATGCGAATGGACTTGGCCTTTACTCCGACATCCTGCGGGCCAAAACCGCCCTGGCCGAGGCGGAACAACGGCTGGTGAGCGCCGTAAAAAATCATGCTGTGGCCCGGAAGGGGTTGGGATTGCTGCTTGGGGTGAGCGAGCCGCTTGATGCCGGGCCGGAAAATATTGATCTCCCTTTGCGGGAACTTGGCTATTACAGTGAGGCGGCGAGCAGGAGGCATGACGTCCAGGCCATGGAGGCGCGCCATGACAACGCCCAAAAAAGTCTTGAGCTGGCCGGGGCGGGATTTTTGCCCACCCTCGCCGTGGGAGGGACCTATCAGTTGAATGACCATGACGATCTCTTTGGCGCCGAGGGTGAAAGCTGGCAGGTGGCGGCAGTTGCCCGATGGCGGCTTTACGACGGCGGCAAGCGTCAATATGAAAAAGTCAAGGCCCGGCATCGCATCGCCGAAAGCAGGGAACATCTCGAGGGGCTGAAAAAAATGGTGGATTTCAAGGTGTACGAGGCCTACCTGGGAGTTGAGGAGGCGGGAAAAAATCTTGAACTTGCCGAGGCCTCTCTTGCCATGGCTGAGGAGGGGCAGCGGCTGGTACGGGTCCGTTTCGAAAATTCCCTGTCCCAGCTCGTTGACCTGCTTGACGTACAGGCCGTCCTGGATAACAGCCGGGCGGTGGTTGTTTCCCGGGAAAATAATTATCTGTTTTCCAAAGTGGTGCTCAGTTGTGAAAGCGGCACGATTTTGCGGGATTTGGGCGTGGACGGGGGAAAATGATGGCAAGGAAGAGTTCAGGGCCCAGAGGGGCTATGAAGAAAAATGGCGTTTCATTGCTTATGGCCGTGTTGCTGTTGTTTTTCAGCGGCTGCGGTGACGGGAAAGAACCGGGGGAAACACGGATGGAACGCCCCGTCGTCTCCGGGGTTGAAATCAGTGAGGTCGCGCTGGCCGAAATTGATGATTTTTACGAGACGTCCGGCACGCTTTCCGCGCAAACCACCAGCCGGGTGGCGGCCAGGATGATGGGGGAAATCACGGCTGTGCCGGTGCGGGAAGGGGAGCTGGTGACCGCCGGTCAGCTTCTTGCCGTACTTGATGATCGGGATGTGCGGCAGAAGCTGGCCGCGGCTGATGCGGCCCTGGCTGAAGCGGAAAACGGTCTGGCCGCGTCCGGCAAGCAGAAGGAGCTTGCCGATATCACCTGGCAGCGCTATGCCAAGCTTTTTGAGGGCAAGGCCCTGACCGGGCAGGAGCTTGATCAGGCCCGGACCGCGCGCGACGTCGCCGCCCTGGAATACGCACGTCTGGAAAAGATGATTGACCGGACCAGGGCCGGTCGGGATGAGGCCCGCGTCTCCCTGGAGTTTACCCGGATCACCTCGCCGGTGACCGGCGTGGTGATTGCCAAGGAGGCGGAACTCGGGACAATGGCCATGCCGGGAATGGTGCTTTTCACCGTCGAAGACAATGCATCGTTCACCCTTGATCTCTGGGTCAGTGAAAGTCTGGCCGGGCGGGTGGAAAAAGCTGGTCCGGTGCGGGTCACCATGGCGGCATCGGTCACTGAGCTGGAGGGCGAAATCCTTGACGTGGTCCCCGGCGTGGACCCGCGCACCCGCACTTTTCCGGTGAAAGTCGGGGTGCGCGGCACGGGCCTGCAAAGCGGCCGGCACGCCACCGTGCGGATCGGTGTGGGCCGGAAATCCGTGCTGCTTTTGCCGAACAGCGCCATTGTCCGCAAGGGTCAGCTCTCCGGGGTCTATGTGGTCAATGAGGCACGGATTCTTTCCTACCGGCTGGTGCGGCTCGGGCGTGATGACCAGGGCATGACGGAGATCCTGACCGGGCTTGTGCCCGGGGAGAAGGTGGTTACGGCCGGGGTGGACAGGGCAAAGGACGGCGGCATCCTGGCCGGGGAAAAAAAATAATGAAAGGAATCGGTATTTCCGGCATCATCGCCAAGGCCTTTATCAGGTCGAAACTGACTCCGCTGATTGTGCTGGCCTCGCTGCTGCTCGGTCTTTTTGCCGTGCTGGTCACCCCCCGGGAGGAGGAGCCGCAGATTGTCGTGCCGATGATCGACGTCATGGTGAGTTATCCCGGCGCCACCGCCAAGGAGGTGGAGGAGCGGGTCACCAAGCCCATGGA
The Desulfobulbaceae bacterium DB1 genome window above contains:
- a CDS encoding peptide-binding protein → MSKKIILFFSFLLLFVPSLTAAKMVTVAGNELNMRTGPSDTNEVKWVLGKGFPLQVLGSQGKWLKVKDFENDVGWVYGPLTSATPHAVVKIKIVNIRSGPGKKYKLIGQAKYGVVFRVLKKTPQWVQVRHDESGKSGWISRNLLWGL